From Streptomyces sp. NBC_00370, a single genomic window includes:
- a CDS encoding ABC transporter permease yields the protein MSRAETVGTDVSGADVADKDVPAARPAGGAPRLRWTLGLFRSELTTTFRRWRTLALLAVLGAVPVLIGIAVKIQTDDGGTAGGGGDGPAFLTQITNNGLFLVFAALAVTLPVFLPMTIGVVAGDSIAGEASAGTLRYLLVAPAGRTRLLLAKYATTLTFCLVATLIVAVSALVVGALLFPLGEVTTISGTRISFGEGLARALFIAVLVTASLIGLAALGLFVSTVTNSGIAAMATTVGLVITVQILDTIPQLHGIQPYLFSHYWLSFSDVLREPVYWTDIGKNLGIQAVYAAVFGSAAWARFTTKDITA from the coding sequence ATGTCGCGGGCTGAGACGGTCGGTACGGACGTGTCCGGAGCGGACGTGGCTGACAAGGACGTACCTGCCGCGCGTCCTGCGGGCGGTGCGCCCCGGCTGCGCTGGACCCTGGGGCTGTTCCGCTCCGAGCTGACCACGACCTTCCGGCGCTGGCGCACGCTCGCGCTGCTGGCGGTGCTGGGCGCCGTACCGGTCCTCATCGGGATCGCCGTGAAGATCCAGACGGACGACGGCGGCACGGCGGGCGGCGGTGGTGACGGGCCCGCCTTCCTCACCCAGATCACCAACAACGGGCTGTTCCTGGTCTTCGCCGCGCTCGCGGTGACCCTGCCGGTCTTCCTGCCCATGACGATCGGGGTGGTGGCGGGTGACTCGATCGCGGGCGAGGCGAGCGCGGGCACCCTGCGCTACCTGCTGGTCGCCCCCGCGGGCCGCACCAGACTGCTGCTCGCCAAGTACGCCACGACGCTGACGTTCTGTCTGGTGGCGACCCTGATCGTGGCGGTCTCCGCCCTGGTGGTCGGGGCGCTGCTGTTCCCGCTGGGCGAGGTCACCACGATCTCGGGCACCCGGATCTCCTTCGGCGAAGGGCTGGCCCGCGCCCTGTTCATCGCCGTGCTGGTCACCGCCTCGCTGATCGGGCTCGCGGCGCTCGGCCTGTTCGTCTCGACCGTCACCAACAGCGGTATCGCTGCGATGGCCACGACGGTCGGCCTGGTCATCACCGTCCAGATCCTCGACACCATCCCGCAGCTGCACGGGATCCAGCCGTATCTCTTCTCGCACTACTGGCTGTCGTTCTCGGACGTGCTGCGCGAGCCGGTCTACTGGACCGACATCGGCAAGAACCTCGGCATCCAGGCGGTGTACGCGGCGGTCTTCGGCTCGGCGGCCTGGGCCCGCTTCACGACGAAGGACATCACGGCCTGA